Genomic window ([Eubacterium] hominis):
ATGTAATCGTTTACACAATATAAAGAAAGGCGTTTCTACAATTGGAAACACCTCATCTTTTTAACATTTTTCTACATTTCTGGCCTGTAATCCCTTATCGACTTCTACAATATCGAAGGAAACAGGTTGTCCTTCATCCAAAGATTTGTATCCATCCTGTAAGATATGAGAATAATGAACAAAGATATCTTTGCCATCTTCTGTCGAGATAAAACCATACCCCTTTTCTGTGTTAAACCATTTTACTTTGCCTTTCATAAACTTCACCTTCCATTTCTTACTACAGTTTCAAGTATAGAGAAACTTTTACGATGCCGCAAACCTTTTTTATCGCAGGATTCGACAAATAAAGGATGCGCACATAAGACCAGCGCCTCTATTTTATATGTATGCTCTTTTATCAAATCATATGCTCTTTTTAACGAAGAACCGCTTGTACATACATCATCTAACAAAAGCAAAGGGGTTTTAGGTAAAGAAATCTTGTAATCACGTTGAATAATACGATCGATATGTACCCTTTCTTCAAAGCTTTGTAAAGATTGTTTATGATCTTCACTCTTATAAAATGGTTCTACAATGTTCATGGGAATACCTTTCAACATTTCCTTTACTGGCTGAAACCCACGTTCTGCGTACTTCTCTTTACTGCTTGGCAAAAGCACAATGGTACTATGTCGATATCTGTCGATAATCTTTTTTCTAAATGAATGAAAAAACACAGGAGCCAGAGCAATATCTCTGCCCTCTTTCATCTGAAAGATCATACTCTCCATTGTTTCATTGTATTCATATAGAATATGTAAAGGCATTTTTTCTAATTGGGTATCTAACTGAAGTACATGCAGCTTTGATTTACATTTTCCACATAAAACATCATCCTGTCTTAACCAGTCGTGAAATGATAAATTGTTTTGAATATTCTCAAAACAATATAAACAGCGCTCCTGTTTCATTTAACCACCTTCATTCATCTTTCTTAATGATGTAATACATTGCGTAATATCCTTCGTTTTCCGCTTACAAAGAAACAAACCTTTTCCTGTGGGCATTTCTATACTTCTTCCTACCCGCCCAATCATCTGTATCAGACTGGCTTCATTGAATACAGGATGATCAGCAAACAAAATCACTACATAAATCCCTTTAATGGTGATTCCTCGTTCTAATACGGTTGTTGCGACAAGAAACTCATAGGCCCCTTCATGGAATTCTTTTATGATTTTTTCTTTGTTTTCTGTCTTAGATGTAAATGCACAGCAAGCATATTTCAAGGATAGAAAGCGGGTTAAACGATGGGCGATACGAATCGTTGGCACAAACACCAAAGTCTGTATCTTTGCTTTTCTTTGTGATTTTAGAAAAAGCAGCAGGTATGTAATCTGCATCCAGCTATATCCTCGTTTTACTTCCGGTACAATCAAAGGGTATCCATGTGGTCTTTGAAATAATTCTACCATGTTTAAATGGTGGGCAGATACCTCCTTTCGCATCTCATCATCTGGAGTGGCAGTAAGATAGATTTTCTCACCGACACATGCATGCATAGCAATTGCTTTCAATATCGCGTTGCCCCTGTAAGGAAAAGCATCGACTTCATCCATGATTAGCAGATCAAAGGTCTGATGATATCGATACAATTGATGCATAGTACAAATAATTAAATCGCCGTCCACAATATCGGTATATCCTTCACATACCGCAATGACACTAAGAGATGGAAAAGCTTCCTGCATACGTTCAGCTATTTCTAATACAACTTGTCTTCTCGATATCGCAAAACCAACTTTTTTCCCCATTGCTAAATAATCAGCGATTGCTTCCATCACAATCTCTGTTTTTCCCGCTCCACAACATGCAAAAACCAGGCTGTCTTGTTTTAATGTCAAATTTCTTCTTAACTCATCACTTGCCTTTTTCTGAGCTGGTGTCAATGGATACTTTAACTGTGGGTGACAAGTATGCCGTTTTCTTTGATATTGTTTACGCGGCGGTAACTCATTCACATTCACACGTCCAAAGGCGATGCACTTTCGACAATACCAGACATCTTGATCCTGATAGAAGTAGACTGGGTCTGTATTTCCACATCTAAGACATTTCATTTTTTTCACCTCCACTTATATACATACGTATTTTTATAGTGAAAATCCTAAATTATTTTGAAAAAAGTAAAAAAAACCTTTACATAATTAATTTCAAGGTATATTTAAACCACAAATAATTATTTTTTTTACCATTTCACTATTCATATATGACCATGACTTTTATAAGATATGCAAAAAGGAATAGATTATATTAGCTAAGTAATCATAATCCATTCCTTTTAATAATATATATTTCACAAATATTTACCTGCTTCTTTTATACTGAGCTTCGACATATCTTCCTGATGCTCCTTGATGAACGCCTTTACCCATGTTGGGTTTGTTTTAGAATATTCACGAAGACTCCATCCAATTGCTTTATTGATGAAAAATTCATCACTATTTAAGTTATGAACAATGATCTCACCTAATAATTCCTTATTTGTTTGATTTTTTCTATTCAGCTGATGGTCAATCGCAAGCCTTCTCATCCACATATTTTCATCTAATGACCAGCTTAACATGATTTGATTTACTCGCTGATCACTTAAGCCAATATCCCCTATGATGGTATCAAAAGCATCAATACTGTCCCACCATTGTTTATTTCTAACGTAATATTCGATTCTCTCAATATCTTCATAATGCAAATATTTCTGCATCATCATCAGATAATCAGATACAACATATTGCATCTCACGATGCGGATGATCAAAACACTGGTTTAAAAATTCCCAATCGATCACTTTAGACTGTTTCTCTTTTTTGAAAATATCTTTTTCTAATGCTTTTCTTTGTTTACTACCAATTCCAAAAAAACGAAAATGATTTTTCATATAGGCAGCCATTGCTTCCGCCTGTTTCTCATTTCGATGCTGCTCAAATAAGGATATAATCTGACTGTATTTTTCACTCATTTAATCACCTTCATATCCTTCATAAAAAACAGGTGGAATATTCATCTTTTTCATCTTATATACTTGAACTTTTGTGAGTGGTATCTCATAAGGATGATTATTTTTATATTTACCTGCTAATATGTCTTGATACAGCTTCTGCATCAATGTATTCCAAGCATTTTGACAGCTGTTTCCATTTATCAAAAAGCCATATCCATCACCGAGATAAAATATCTTGATTGCTAATGCTAAATCACATAACGGCTCATTTAGTAGGTTTTTCACAAACTCAAAGACATCATCCCAATTATATTGGTCAATTTGCTTTTGCATATCTTCATAAGTCATCATAAATCACCTATAGTATAGAGGCAGGATCATTGAAATATTGTTCAATGATTTCTAATACACCATCTGATTCATGATGTGGCGCATGTCGATGAAACTTCGCCAATAAATCCGGGCTGCCATTTTCCATTACATAGCCATATTTAGCGATACGAAGCATTTCTTCATCATTTCCAGCATCACCAAATGCCATAACTTCTTCTGGTTTGATATGCCATTGTTTCATCAGCATTTGGACAGCATTACCTTTATGGATGCCTTTCACAATCAAATCGATATCTTCATGACCGCTGCTTACAACGCTGATATGATCATCAACAGCCTGTTTCAATTGTGATAATACATGTTCAAAATCTTCATTGGCCACCAAAGCAAATTTTAATATTTGATCATCTATTTCATGAAGGGAATCCTCTTTCTTTAATCTTGGAAAATAATTTATATAAAACGCATACTCTTCATCTTTAATATTTTTTAACGTATATGCACTTTCTTTTCCACAAACGATCGTTAATAAAGATGGATAGTGATCCAATACATCTAAGATATTATTGAAAGTATCCTTTTTTATTTCTGTGGAAAATAGTTCTTTTCCCTGATCAACGATATAAGCACCATTTTCTGATACAAATGTTAATTCATCTTTTATTTCATCAAAGAAAGATATTAACTGATAATATTGATTACCACTAGCGACCACAAAGTGAATACCCTGCTGTTTCATTTTTTCATATAGACGCATAAAGCGTGCTTTATCATACGTTAAATCACGATGGTAAAAGGTACCATCTAAATCCGTTACAATCATTTTAATACTCATAAATTTTTTCTCCTCTTTTTTCAATTACCACAATCATTCTTTTTTTCCTTTTAAAATAAATGTGATTAAATCTTCTACATTCTCGAACTCATCATAATCACCAACAATGCCTTGTCGATGGTATACAATACCATTTTGTTCATTGCGCATTAAGCAATCTAATAATTTCTCTAATCCATATCGTTTTATAAACAATGTAAAACCATATGGTTTTATCTTTTGAAGCAGTCCTTTTCTACAAGGTTCTTCACATTCATAACAAGCATGAAGGTGCTTATTGATGACACATTTACGATTTTCACAATTTATTTTATCTGCGCAGTCTTCTTCTATACACCCTTTACATGTTTCATTTTCACTACATAAGCAGCACGCCAGGCCACATCTGGCAATTCCCAGTTCTCGTTTCATTGTATTTTCCTTCTTCCTATTGCTTACATTGTAACATATAAAAAGGAAAGTCAAAACTTTCCTTGCGAATCTTATTTGCCATTAGCGATATCTTTTGGCACACCATAATTTTCATCTAATTGCAACAGGTAATCTTTTTCATGCTGCATCAATGTAGAATATGTCACAAACTGATATCCATCTTTTGATAAGGCTGCTAAAATGGGTTCAATACTGTCTTTAGAGAAATCGTGGATATCATGTAAAAGCACGACCATGTTTCCAGCTTTTGTGGATTTTACTACAGAAGTTTTTATAGCACCAGCTTCTTTCAGCATCCAGTCCTGAGAATCTACATCCCAGAATGCATAACCGGTTTGATTTGCATTCAATACCGTTTCATTTAATGCCCCATAAGGAGGTCTGAAATATGTTGGTTCATAGCCTGTCAGCTTATAAATAGCATCCTGTGTATCATAAATTTCTGAAACAACTCCTTTTTTATCTAATGTTCTTAAATCTTCATGATCCCATGAATGGTTTCCAATTTCAAAGCCGCGTTTATATACATCTTTTACGATATCCGCATTGATTTCCACATTTTTCCCTAACATAAAGAAAGTTGCACGACCATTATATTTTTCAAACGTTTTCATAATTTCTTCTGTATTTTCATAATGTGGTCCATCATCAAAGGTAATCGCAACCATTGGTTTATTTGGATCAACTTTTGGCTGCGCTTTTGGTGTTTCTACATTCCCCTGATATAAGGAAGGAATATTTTTATCCGCAAGCTTCATATAAGCGCTGTTATCTTTATAATTTACAGACATCTTTTGATCAAGATTATCATTCAGATAGAAAGTGACTGCATTTTTACCTAAAATAAAATTAGATAATTGATCGCTTTTTAATGATTTTACATCCAGCTTCGCTGTTTTTGCTTTATCATTTAACAAATTTAAATAATCTCTGCGCAATACATCTTTTACACCTAAGATTTTATCTGTTTTCTTATCATAATTAAATGAAGTATCTTTCTTCGCAACGACTTTATCATCTTTATCTTTTACAATCTGATGAAATGTTACTGTCGTGAATCGATCAAACAGCTGTTCACTGTCATAATCAACACAGATGAAATGCATTCCCTCATGCTTGATATTGGTCAATAGTTCTTTTTCTTTAAAATCCTTAATTTTTTTATCCAATACAGGTATATTAAATTCTGGATAATAAACAGAAAGATAATATTGATCCTCGACCTCGTTTGTATCATGCTCCATGGAACCAGCCAGTTTTGTTTCTTCATTATATTCTTCATATTTTGCATATGGTGAACTGCTTGTTAAAAATTTTACAATTCCCAAAATCACACCAACAGGAATCAATATTACCAATAATAATATCAATACCCGATCGATCCTCAATTTTCTTTTACGTGTACTTCTTTTTACTTCCTGCATATTCCGTTCTCCTTCATGTTTTGTTTCATTATATCATGAGTTTGTATACAAGTTGTAAAAAAACGCTTAAGATACCTTAAATTTGTAAATTTAAAAAAAACTGTGCAGATTTTTTACATCTACACAGAATATTTATGATTTTTATGAAAAAGAAAGATGCATTTTATTTCCTGCAGTTATCTGATTTGCTGCTTCTATTTGAAGTTTATCTTTATTGGTAAAAATGATCATTGTCATGCCTGATTTTCCTGATTCTTTTAATTTTTTCAAATCTACCTTTACTATTGGCTGTCCTTGTTTCACACTTTCTTTAAGTGATACCAGAGGTGTAAAGCAACTTTCTTGTAGATCTACTGTATTGATGCCTATGTGTATTAATATTTCCATCCCATCTTTGCCTTTAATTCCAAATGCATGTCCATCTGGAAAAGCAGTGACGACTTCCCCAGCAACGGGTGAAATGATGAATTCATCCTGTAGATCTATCGCAAATCCATCTCCCAACATCTTTTTTGCAAAAGTTTCATCTGGCACATTTTCAAGTGGCACGAATGTTCCACTGGCAGGGGCGATGAAATAAGCATTTTCTTCTGCAATTGTATCTTCCACCATTACCTCTTGTGGAATTCCAAATAAACAAGTTAACACAAAGCACAAAATCGTAGAGAATAGAGAAATCAAGAAATACCAAATTAGCTGATGTCCCTCATATATGTACATTAAATAAGACGGTAATACTGCCAGTCCATATGAATTTGACTGTATATTCATAATGGATAATAAAGCTGCACCAATGCCTGAACTAAACAGCATGATACATAAAGGCTTTAAATTAAATCTTAGCTGGATGCCAAAAAGTACTGGTTCACTTATTCCAAACAACTGTGACAGCATCGCGCCAATACTAGTTTGTTTGATATTCTGTTTTTTAGCTTTAACAAAAAATGCTAAACATGTTCCAACATTGGCAAATCCATACATTGCACATAAAGTAATCAAAGGGTTGAATCCTGTATTGGCTAATAAGGATGTTTCAATCATGACATAGGTATGATGTAAACCGGTAATTACAGCCAAAGGATATGTAAATCCTATGATAAATCCACCAATACCAAATGGTAAATGAATCAGATTTTCAATAATTCCAACCATACCAAGTTCAATAGTATGCATGATTGGTCCCACGCCTAATAAAATTACCAGCATAGTAATCAGCATTACAAAGAATGGTGTAAAGATAAGATCTAATACATTTGGCATTATCTTTCTTAATTTTTTTTCTAATGTTGCGCCAAACCATCCTGTAACGATTGCTGTTAATACACTTCCTTGGCATCCAACCAACGGGATAAAACCAAATGCCATAATTGCTTCCACACCACTATTAGGATCAGCGACCGCATAGGCGTTTGGCAAAGCTGGTGCAACTAACATCAATCCAATCACAAGTCCAATAACCGGTGTTCCATGAAAAACACGAAATGCTGACCAGGTGATGATTGCTGGCAGAAATGCAAATGCAGTATCGGTAAGTACTGTCACAAGTGTTTGAATATAGGTGGGAATCTGTGTTGTGTCAGCTCCAAATAATGCCAAAACATTATCATTAAATATACAGCCTTTTAACCCTAGAAATAAACCTGTTGCCGCAATAACCGGGATAATTGGCACAAAGATATCTGCCAATATCCGCATGAGTTTTTTTATGCCTTTTTCCTGATTTTTAACTGCTTCTTCCTGTTCCTTTTTGGATACTGTATGTAAACCTATCGTTTCTAATTCAGCGTATACTTTGTTAACGATTCCTGTGCCTAAAATAATTTGATATTGTCCACTAGTAAAAAACACTCCCTTTACTTCTTCGATTGCTTCTACTTTTTTATCGTTGATAGCGTCACGATCTTTTACCATAAAACGAAGTCTTGTTGCACAATGTGTTGCGGATAGGATATTGTCTTTTCCTACTACCTGTATGATTTCCTGTGCGATACGATGATAATCTTTCATAATGTCCTCCTTATTCTACCTCTATCAATAATGCCTGAAATGGTTGTAATATAATGGTATGTTCTTTATATTCTGCATGCTTTAAATTGTTTAACACTACTGTTTTTATATTTGATGTACATGTTTGCGAAATCACTTCATCTGAGAAATTGAAGTAACAGTGAATACATTCATAATTGCTTGTCCGTTTATATGCAATTACTTTTTCATGGCTTTTTATTGGTTCTATATCGCCATAAATCAAGCATTCCTGATATTTACTGTGTTGCCTTAATGTAATCATATCCTTATAAAAAGATAATACGCTTTCTTTATCATATTGTTGTGCTTCTACATTAATACGTGTATAAGAATCATTCATTGCTAACCATGGTGTTTGATCGCTGAATCCTCCATAGATCTCATCATTCCATGGGAATGGTGTTCTTGTATTATCTCTACTTCTTAAATTAATATAATGTAATGCTTCCTGTTGTGTACATCCCTCCTGTATAGATCGATGATATTGATCAACACTTGATATATCATTAAATTCTTCAATGCTGTTGCGTGTTGCATTGATCATTCCAAGTTCCTGTCCTTGATAAATAAATGGTGTTCCTCTTAAGAAGAAATACATGGCTCCCATCATTTTCACAGCGTCTTTATGTTCGGCAAACGTTTTTAAATATTTTGTAGTGGCTC
Coding sequences:
- a CDS encoding cold-shock protein produces the protein MKGKVKWFNTEKGYGFISTEDGKDIFVHYSHILQDGYKSLDEGQPVSFDIVEVDKGLQARNVEKC
- a CDS encoding ComF family protein; its protein translation is MKQERCLYCFENIQNNLSFHDWLRQDDVLCGKCKSKLHVLQLDTQLEKMPLHILYEYNETMESMIFQMKEGRDIALAPVFFHSFRKKIIDRYRHSTIVLLPSSKEKYAERGFQPVKEMLKGIPMNIVEPFYKSEDHKQSLQSFEERVHIDRIIQRDYKISLPKTPLLLLDDVCTSGSSLKRAYDLIKEHTYKIEALVLCAHPLFVESCDKKGLRHRKSFSILETVVRNGR
- a CDS encoding DEAD/DEAH box helicase family protein; the protein is MKCLRCGNTDPVYFYQDQDVWYCRKCIAFGRVNVNELPPRKQYQRKRHTCHPQLKYPLTPAQKKASDELRRNLTLKQDSLVFACCGAGKTEIVMEAIADYLAMGKKVGFAISRRQVVLEIAERMQEAFPSLSVIAVCEGYTDIVDGDLIICTMHQLYRYHQTFDLLIMDEVDAFPYRGNAILKAIAMHACVGEKIYLTATPDDEMRKEVSAHHLNMVELFQRPHGYPLIVPEVKRGYSWMQITYLLLFLKSQRKAKIQTLVFVPTIRIAHRLTRFLSLKYACCAFTSKTENKEKIIKEFHEGAYEFLVATTVLERGITIKGIYVVILFADHPVFNEASLIQMIGRVGRSIEMPTGKGLFLCKRKTKDITQCITSLRKMNEGG
- a CDS encoding DNA alkylation repair protein — translated: MSEKYSQIISLFEQHRNEKQAEAMAAYMKNHFRFFGIGSKQRKALEKDIFKKEKQSKVIDWEFLNQCFDHPHREMQYVVSDYLMMMQKYLHYEDIERIEYYVRNKQWWDSIDAFDTIIGDIGLSDQRVNQIMLSWSLDENMWMRRLAIDHQLNRKNQTNKELLGEIIVHNLNSDEFFINKAIGWSLREYSKTNPTWVKAFIKEHQEDMSKLSIKEAGKYL
- a CDS encoding DUF4274 domain-containing protein is translated as MTYEDMQKQIDQYNWDDVFEFVKNLLNEPLCDLALAIKIFYLGDGYGFLINGNSCQNAWNTLMQKLYQDILAGKYKNNHPYEIPLTKVQVYKMKKMNIPPVFYEGYEGD
- a CDS encoding HAD family hydrolase; the protein is MSIKMIVTDLDGTFYHRDLTYDKARFMRLYEKMKQQGIHFVVASGNQYYQLISFFDEIKDELTFVSENGAYIVDQGKELFSTEIKKDTFNNILDVLDHYPSLLTIVCGKESAYTLKNIKDEEYAFYINYFPRLKKEDSLHEIDDQILKFALVANEDFEHVLSQLKQAVDDHISVVSSGHEDIDLIVKGIHKGNAVQMLMKQWHIKPEEVMAFGDAGNDEEMLRIAKYGYVMENGSPDLLAKFHRHAPHHESDGVLEIIEQYFNDPASIL
- a CDS encoding DUF3795 domain-containing protein is translated as MKRELGIARCGLACCLCSENETCKGCIEEDCADKINCENRKCVINKHLHACYECEEPCRKGLLQKIKPYGFTLFIKRYGLEKLLDCLMRNEQNGIVYHRQGIVGDYDEFENVEDLITFILKGKKE
- a CDS encoding polysaccharide deacetylase family protein — translated: MQEVKRSTRKRKLRIDRVLILLLVILIPVGVILGIVKFLTSSSPYAKYEEYNEETKLAGSMEHDTNEVEDQYYLSVYYPEFNIPVLDKKIKDFKEKELLTNIKHEGMHFICVDYDSEQLFDRFTTVTFHQIVKDKDDKVVAKKDTSFNYDKKTDKILGVKDVLRRDYLNLLNDKAKTAKLDVKSLKSDQLSNFILGKNAVTFYLNDNLDQKMSVNYKDNSAYMKLADKNIPSLYQGNVETPKAQPKVDPNKPMVAITFDDGPHYENTEEIMKTFEKYNGRATFFMLGKNVEINADIVKDVYKRGFEIGNHSWDHEDLRTLDKKGVVSEIYDTQDAIYKLTGYEPTYFRPPYGALNETVLNANQTGYAFWDVDSQDWMLKEAGAIKTSVVKSTKAGNMVVLLHDIHDFSKDSIEPILAALSKDGYQFVTYSTLMQHEKDYLLQLDENYGVPKDIANGK
- a CDS encoding PTS glucose transporter subunit IIA; its protein translation is MKDYHRIAQEIIQVVGKDNILSATHCATRLRFMVKDRDAINDKKVEAIEEVKGVFFTSGQYQIILGTGIVNKVYAELETIGLHTVSKKEQEEAVKNQEKGIKKLMRILADIFVPIIPVIAATGLFLGLKGCIFNDNVLALFGADTTQIPTYIQTLVTVLTDTAFAFLPAIITWSAFRVFHGTPVIGLVIGLMLVAPALPNAYAVADPNSGVEAIMAFGFIPLVGCQGSVLTAIVTGWFGATLEKKLRKIMPNVLDLIFTPFFVMLITMLVILLGVGPIMHTIELGMVGIIENLIHLPFGIGGFIIGFTYPLAVITGLHHTYVMIETSLLANTGFNPLITLCAMYGFANVGTCLAFFVKAKKQNIKQTSIGAMLSQLFGISEPVLFGIQLRFNLKPLCIMLFSSGIGAALLSIMNIQSNSYGLAVLPSYLMYIYEGHQLIWYFLISLFSTILCFVLTCLFGIPQEVMVEDTIAEENAYFIAPASGTFVPLENVPDETFAKKMLGDGFAIDLQDEFIISPVAGEVVTAFPDGHAFGIKGKDGMEILIHIGINTVDLQESCFTPLVSLKESVKQGQPIVKVDLKKLKESGKSGMTMIIFTNKDKLQIEAANQITAGNKMHLSFS